The sequence ACCCGTTCCTGGTCCCGACTCGGGCGCATCTCCTGGGAACGAACGACATCGGGCAGGACATCCTGAGCGAGCTGATCTACGGCGCGCGCATCTCGTTGACCATAGGATTCATAGCGGCGGCGCTGGCAATAGGGATCGGCACGACCGTCGGCATCGTGGCCGGATTCTTCGGCGGTTGGACGGACACCGTCTTGATGCGGACGGTGGATCTCGTGCTGGTGATCCCGTTCCTGCCGTTGATGATTCTCCTCGCGGCCTACCTGGGACCGAGCTACTGGAACATCATCATCGTGATCGGGGTGCTGGTGTGGGCCCGGCCCGCGCGCGTGATCCGTTCCCAGGTGCTCCAGGTGAAGTCCCTTGACTACGTCGAGGCGGCACGGGCCCTGGGAGCCCGCCCGGTGCGCGTGATGGCGCGGCACGTGTTGCCGGCTGTCCTGCCGCTTGCGCTGGCCCAGTTCATCCTGGCGGCCAGCAACGCCATCCTGATCGAGGCCTCACTCTCGTTCCTAGGCCTGGGGGACCCGACCGCCAAGAGCTGGGGAACGGTGCTCTACTACGCGCAGGTCCGCAACGCGTTTCTGAGCGGTGCCTGGATCTGGTGGGTGCTGCCGCCCGGACTGCTGATCACCGCCGCCACCCTGGGGTTCGCCTTCACGGGCTTCGCTCTCGAAGAGCAGCTCAACCCGCGCATACGCGGCAATCGCGGCTGCTGACCCTCGCCGGTCACGGGCCCGCGGGATTTGACACGGCGAGCCGTCCCGGATACGCTGGGTACATATCCCCCCTGGGGGGATATGGTTACCCACCTGTAGGTGCGCGGATGCACGAGGGCGAGCACGGCATAATCGATCTTGGTGGCGAGCACGAACACGACCACCGTCCCACGGTTCAGGACCGGCGCGCGGGCGTCGGCCGCATAGTCGCCGCCTCGGTCGTGGCCGCTTCCGTGGTGCTCTTCCTGGTCTGGCGGTTCCTGTAACACCCTCCATGATCTCGACGATCTCGACGGCGCGCATCTCTGCCCATGCCAAGGCGCCTACGCCGCTCTTGAGCAGCCTGCCGTGGCGCCGGGGCATGCTGCCGGCAGGGCTGTTGGCGCTGATCCTTGTTGCCCTGATCCCGGGCCTGGATGCGGCGGTAGGGTTCGATGTCGCCGTCCTGCCGATGCTGCTGGGTGGGGCGGCGATCGCGTACCCCACGCTTTCCATGATGATCGAGCGCCGCCGGGTGACCGCGGGCACGCTCGTGGTCATAGCCGTTGCCGGCTCCGCGTACCTGGGCGAGTACATGGCCGCCGCCGTGGTTTCGTTCATGATGCTCGCCGGAGAGTTCCTTGAGGAAGTGACGCTGCAGCGCACGCGGAACGCGGTGCGCGAACTTGTGCGCCTGGCCCCGGAGGTGGCATGGGCCGAGCGCGGGGGTACCTGGGTGCAGGTGCCGCTCCGAGAGGTGGCGCCCGGAGATCGCGTCCTCGTGCGGCCCGGCGACAGAGTACCCGTGGACGGCACCATTATCTCGGGAGAGGTGTCCCTTTCGGAAGCGACCATCACCGGCGAGGCCATGCCGGTGGACAAGACCTCCGGCGCCCACGTGTTTGCGGGCACCACCAGTCAGAGCGGCGCGGTCGTGGTGCGGGCCGACCGCGTGGGCCGGGAGACGACGCTGGGACGGATCATCCAGGTGGTGCGGGCCGCCCAGGAGCAGAAAGGGGCGGTCCAGAAGATCGCGGACCGCTTCGCGACCTTCTTCACGCCTGCGATACTGGCAACGGGCGCTCTTGTCTGGTTGCTCACGCACGACCTCATGAGGGTGATGGCCGTCTTCGTCATCGCGTGCCCTTGCGCGCTGGTCCTTGCCACCCCCACCGCCGTGGTGGCCAGCGTCGGCAACGCGGCCCGCCGCGGCGTGCTGATAAAGGGCGGGGTGGCGCTGGAGGTGGCGGGCCGCGTCACCACCGTGGCGTTCGACAAGACCGGGACGCTGACGTCTGGGCATCCGGTCGTCGTCGCGGTGGAGCCTCTCTCCGGCAGGGCGGCCTCGGAGATTCTGGAGATGGCCGGGGTCGCGGAGTTGCGCTCCGAGCACCCGCTGGGGCGGGCGATCGTTGCCCACGCGCGGGCGTCCGGGATTGCCCTGGCCGATCCCGAACGATTCACGGCGACCTTCGGCCGGGGCGTCGAGGCCGTTTGGGCCGGGGCACGCATCGAGGTGGGCAACCATCGGCTGCTGGGACCGGACGATCCCGCATCCGCCGTGCTCGTGGCGCAGGAGCAGCAGGGCCGCACGGCGCTGGTCGTGCGCGTGGACGGCGTCCCGTGGGGCGTGGTGTCCCTGGCGGACGCGCTGCGGCCGCGCGTGGGCGAGACACTCGATCGCCTGCGGGGGATGGGAATCCACCGGCTCGTTATGCTCACCGGGGACCACGAGGTGACCGCCCAAGTCATCGCCCGCCAGGCCGGCATAAGCGAGGTGCGGGCCGGCCTGCTCCCGGAGCAGAAGCTCGCGGTGGTGCGGGGGCTGCAGGCGGCCGGGGAGGTGGTGGCGATGGTCGGCGACGGCGTGAACGACGCCCCGGCGCTGGCCCTGGCCGATGTCGGCATCGCGATGGGGGCCGCGGGGACCGATGTGGCCCTGGAATCGGCCGACATCGCGCTGATGGGCGACGATCTGATCCTGCTGCCCGAGGTCCTGGCGCTTTCCCGTCGGGCGCTCGGTATCATCCACCAGAACATCTGGGGCTTTGCGGTTGCGGTGAACATCGTCGGGATCGTGCTGGCCGGCAGCGGTTTCCTCTCTCCCATCGGCGCTGCGGTCGTGCACAACGTGGCCTCGCTGTTCGTGGTCGTGAACTCCGGCAGGCTGCTTGCGCACCGGACCCGCGCCGTTGCCCGCCGCCTGGCAGCGTCTGCCGCCGCCGCCGGGGCCCTGGCCCTGGTCGCGGCAGGGCTGGGCACTGCCTCTGCCTCTGCCGCCGCAGGGCCTCCGGATCTGGCCCGCGTCAGGATCCTGGCGATCGCGCCGCTGGCTGACGAGGCTTCCCTCTCGCGGGCCTTGGCCGAGCAGGCCTCGGCCCACCTGAGCGACCTGGCCGGGCGCGGTCCATTCCAGGTTGTCCCGGCATCGCGGGTCCTGCAGGAGATGCGGCTCCTCGGATGGGCACCGGCCGACCTGATCAGCCCCACGCGGACCGCAACGCTCGGCGCCCGGGTGGGGGCCGACGCGGTGCTCACCGGACGCATCATCGAGGTCCTCCAGGAGGTCGAGAGGGAGCGCCCGGGCCCACGCGTGGCGATGTTCTACTCCCGCGTGGTGGTGGATGTCCGGATCCTGGAGGTCGTCTCCCGGCTCATCCTCTGGCAGGATGAGGTCGCCTGCGAGCAGGCGGCTCCCGCCATGGCCGCGATGGACTGCGTCGTACGCATGATCGCATCCCGCCTGGGCGCGCGGATTTGACAGGTGTGGTATACTCTGGGTTGTAGTTGTCAGGCCGCAGGTTCTTTTTTTTTGCGTCGGAGAGCGCGAGGGAGAGCAGCGATGGCCCGCACGACAGAGGCGAAGCCGGGATCACGCCCGATCCAGCGGCAGGTTCGTGCCGTGGCACCGCGACGGTGGCCGGCGTTCATCGAGCGCATCATCGGGTACCTGAGGGAAGTGTGGGTGGAGTTGAACCGCGTGGACTGGCCGTCCCGCCGGGAGCTGACCAGCATGACCATCGTGGTCGTCGTGGTCCTGACGGTGATGGCCATCTACCTGGGCATCTTCGACTATATCTACACGGTCCTGGTCAAGAGCGTGCTGCTCCCTCCGTCGCCGCGGTAGCGCCAATGTCGAAGACGAGCGATCCCCTGAAGGGCCTGTTTGCCGATGATCCGGTCGAGCCGGTCGTGGAGACCGTCGAGCCGGAAGAGGCCGTGGCGCGTGATCCGCGGCTGAAATGGTACGTTATCCATACCTACTCCGGTTACGAGGCGAAGGTGAAATCCAACCTGGAGCGCCGCATCGCCTCGATGAACATGAAGGACAAGATCTTCCAGGTGCTGATACCGACCGAGAAGGAAAAGGAGATCAAGGGCGGCAAGCGGCGGGAGGTCGATCGCAAGATCTTCCCCGGATACGTGCTGGTTGAGGTGCGCGTGGACGAGAAGGGCGAGCTGGAAAACGACACCTGGTACGTGGTCCGGAACACGCCCGGCGTGACCGGCTTCGTCGGATCGGGCAACCGGCCCATCCCGCTCGAGGACCGCGAGGTCCGGACGTTGCTGCGGCAGTTGAAGGACGAAACCCCGAAGTATCGCATCACCTACCATAAGGGGTCGCCGGTCCGGA comes from bacterium and encodes:
- the nusG gene encoding transcription termination/antitermination protein NusG, which produces MSKTSDPLKGLFADDPVEPVVETVEPEEAVARDPRLKWYVIHTYSGYEAKVKSNLERRIASMNMKDKIFQVLIPTEKEKEIKGGKRREVDRKIFPGYVLVEVRVDEKGELENDTWYVVRNTPGVTGFVGSGNRPIPLEDREVRTLLRQLKDETPKYRITYHKGSPVRITSGPFMDFTGLVDDLMPEKEKVRVLVSIFGRETPVELDFGQVEKL
- a CDS encoding heavy metal translocating P-type ATPase — translated: MISTISTARISAHAKAPTPLLSSLPWRRGMLPAGLLALILVALIPGLDAAVGFDVAVLPMLLGGAAIAYPTLSMMIERRRVTAGTLVVIAVAGSAYLGEYMAAAVVSFMMLAGEFLEEVTLQRTRNAVRELVRLAPEVAWAERGGTWVQVPLREVAPGDRVLVRPGDRVPVDGTIISGEVSLSEATITGEAMPVDKTSGAHVFAGTTSQSGAVVVRADRVGRETTLGRIIQVVRAAQEQKGAVQKIADRFATFFTPAILATGALVWLLTHDLMRVMAVFVIACPCALVLATPTAVVASVGNAARRGVLIKGGVALEVAGRVTTVAFDKTGTLTSGHPVVVAVEPLSGRAASEILEMAGVAELRSEHPLGRAIVAHARASGIALADPERFTATFGRGVEAVWAGARIEVGNHRLLGPDDPASAVLVAQEQQGRTALVVRVDGVPWGVVSLADALRPRVGETLDRLRGMGIHRLVMLTGDHEVTAQVIARQAGISEVRAGLLPEQKLAVVRGLQAAGEVVAMVGDGVNDAPALALADVGIAMGAAGTDVALESADIALMGDDLILLPEVLALSRRALGIIHQNIWGFAVAVNIVGIVLAGSGFLSPIGAAVVHNVASLFVVVNSGRLLAHRTRAVARRLAASAAAAGALALVAAGLGTASASAAAGPPDLARVRILAIAPLADEASLSRALAEQASAHLSDLAGRGPFQVVPASRVLQEMRLLGWAPADLISPTRTATLGARVGADAVLTGRIIEVLQEVERERPGPRVAMFYSRVVVDVRILEVVSRLILWQDEVACEQAAPAMAAMDCVVRMIASRLGARI
- the secE gene encoding preprotein translocase subunit SecE, giving the protein MARTTEAKPGSRPIQRQVRAVAPRRWPAFIERIIGYLREVWVELNRVDWPSRRELTSMTIVVVVVLTVMAIYLGIFDYIYTVLVKSVLLPPSPR
- a CDS encoding ABC transporter permease, whose protein sequence is MNQVPVPSGARRLRLGAAGWAGILLLGILVSAAVLAPLVSPYNPEETVADPFLVPTRAHLLGTNDIGQDILSELIYGARISLTIGFIAAALAIGIGTTVGIVAGFFGGWTDTVLMRTVDLVLVIPFLPLMILLAAYLGPSYWNIIIVIGVLVWARPARVIRSQVLQVKSLDYVEAARALGARPVRVMARHVLPAVLPLALAQFILAASNAILIEASLSFLGLGDPTAKSWGTVLYYAQVRNAFLSGAWIWWVLPPGLLITAATLGFAFTGFALEEQLNPRIRGNRGC